The following coding sequences lie in one Paenibacillus durus ATCC 35681 genomic window:
- a CDS encoding GDSL-type esterase/lipase family protein — protein MNDFKWTWRGLSFVSIAATLLLVIGFIYAARDIMSPRGTSYSVEAPQNTAAPAEESGILKVAAVGDSLAKGTGDNTGEGFVRRAVAGLSADGTKTELIGNLGINGLTTTGLRDKLKEEGVQYVLRQANIIFVSIGGNDLFQGAQRMLNETEGRTDASRKAASGSAEVQAGSGGSKGAAAGSAAVPGSGSSENAALTDLTPEQLLRSLPGASKRLEEILSTISEINPQARIYYIGLYNPFGDLREMLIPGNQAVTSWNNAAMDIINRNTGMTLVPTLDLFNGHLGKYLSSDHFHPNSGGYQRMADRIVQAVR, from the coding sequence TTGAACGATTTCAAATGGACCTGGCGGGGTCTGAGCTTTGTGTCCATTGCGGCCACGCTGCTGCTGGTCATCGGTTTCATTTATGCGGCTAGAGATATTATGTCTCCCCGGGGAACCAGCTACTCCGTTGAAGCTCCTCAGAATACGGCGGCTCCTGCCGAAGAATCAGGCATCCTTAAGGTCGCGGCTGTTGGTGATTCGCTGGCCAAGGGTACAGGAGATAATACGGGCGAGGGCTTTGTGCGGCGGGCCGTGGCAGGCTTGTCTGCGGACGGAACGAAGACCGAGCTCATCGGGAACCTCGGCATTAACGGCCTGACAACAACCGGGCTGCGGGACAAGCTGAAGGAAGAAGGCGTACAGTATGTCCTCCGCCAGGCCAATATTATTTTTGTTTCGATTGGCGGCAATGATCTGTTTCAGGGAGCGCAGCGCATGCTGAACGAAACAGAGGGAAGAACGGATGCGAGCAGGAAAGCCGCGTCAGGGTCAGCAGAAGTTCAAGCGGGTTCCGGCGGGAGCAAGGGTGCCGCTGCGGGAAGCGCTGCGGTTCCCGGCAGCGGTTCCTCGGAGAACGCTGCGTTAACGGACTTGACTCCTGAGCAGCTGCTCAGGAGTCTTCCCGGCGCCTCGAAACGGCTGGAGGAAATTCTAAGCACGATATCCGAGATTAATCCGCAGGCGCGAATTTACTATATCGGGCTGTATAATCCTTTCGGGGATCTTCGAGAGATGCTTATTCCGGGTAATCAGGCGGTAACGTCTTGGAATAATGCGGCAATGGATATCATTAACCGCAATACCGGCATGACACTTGTCCCGACTCTTGATTTGTTTAACGGCCATCTCGGTAAATATTTGTCCAGCGACCATTTTCATCCGAATAGCGGTGGGTATCAGCGGATGGCGGACCGGATTGTTCAGGCGGTAAGGTAG
- a CDS encoding CAP domain-containing protein: MKSNIVKALLSGSVAAVMALGISIPSQAHAASAQVTDQNGISFEQLMQYLQQSYGKSIPSDLTGTTGGNCPNSAEAKPAPAPEAKPVETKPVAAPAEKPAVTKPAAPPAPAPKPAPPAQKAPEAAQTDKSSFVNQVVDLVNQERAKAGLAPLKALDSLNKVAAAKATDMRSNNYFDHTSPTYGSPFDMMSSFGVTYNYAGENIAKGQRTPEEVMNAWMNSPGHKANILNKNFNYIGVGFDNYYWAQEFIGK; this comes from the coding sequence ATGAAGAGCAACATCGTAAAAGCACTATTAAGCGGAAGCGTAGCGGCGGTAATGGCGCTTGGCATATCCATACCATCGCAAGCACATGCGGCTTCGGCGCAGGTGACAGACCAGAATGGAATCAGCTTTGAACAGCTGATGCAATATTTACAGCAAAGTTATGGTAAATCAATCCCGTCTGATCTGACAGGTACAACAGGCGGTAATTGTCCCAATTCTGCTGAGGCTAAGCCGGCACCAGCGCCAGAGGCAAAGCCGGTCGAGACTAAGCCGGTAGCAGCCCCGGCGGAAAAGCCGGCCGTAACAAAACCGGCAGCACCGCCAGCCCCAGCGCCCAAGCCTGCGCCACCGGCGCAAAAAGCTCCTGAGGCTGCCCAGACTGACAAATCCTCATTTGTCAATCAAGTAGTGGACTTGGTGAACCAGGAACGCGCCAAAGCCGGTCTTGCGCCGCTGAAAGCTCTTGACAGCCTGAACAAGGTCGCGGCGGCCAAAGCGACGGATATGCGCAGCAACAATTATTTCGATCATACGTCCCCTACGTACGGCTCGCCGTTTGATATGATGTCCTCTTTTGGCGTTACTTATAACTATGCCGGCGAGAATATCGCAAAAGGCCAGCGTACGCCGGAAGAAGTCATGAACGCCTGGATGAACAGCCCGGGACACAAAGCCAACATTCTGAACAAAAATTTCAACTATATCGGAGTGGGCTTTGACAATTACTATTGGGCTCAGGAGTTTATCGGAAAATAA
- a CDS encoding WG repeat-containing protein gives MLKIDLSGTGEAKKNTWRTAEVWKWDGSGWNERISQPAQDTRNPEIAYAVVPSEPGWYRIDIHSGEADVTGGDEFQAEAELRAISLHPAPFRLKEGVLWGYIGDNGRTVIEPRFDYAEEFQENGLAVIQTEGHSGLINTAGKEVVKPVYAFIGPFEEGRAVASDTRGYFLIDEKGKPLTGRRYDYLNSLHEGRALFYNQTEGKSKYGYLDRDAREAIPAQYEDASDFKDGRALVKVQAGEFALIGKKGEVLHTYHYPFVGNPGDGLLAYQAEENGRYGYIDEEGKPVIKPQFTTALPFSEGRAVVNIAENYKNAYGLIDKHGTFVIQPSYEYIQQLGENRVALGTPLKPAEPFRGSSYTIADAVTGRILATHPLRGVNNYSEGLASVYDEHETYFIDRSGNRAAQPPVVPGSGTLSFSGRLIRADVDQRTSYYDRNGKQVWKENTLIPLRPPYGVEERKFKPDINYLVYYPYVLGFSDPRVSARVNDRLKELSLVNEVIPEDQRDYSYTGDFSVSFFRKNLLQLELDGYRFPYGAAHGMPTRIFTPIDLRSGKFYELKDLFKPAINYTDRLSEIVARQIEHDPQYSYVFPGAFKGIAPDQPFYVDGEALYLYFAPYEIAPYAAGFPTFRIPFAEIMGLINTEGAFWRSFH, from the coding sequence ATGTTGAAAATCGATCTAAGCGGTACGGGAGAAGCAAAGAAGAATACATGGAGGACGGCGGAAGTTTGGAAATGGGACGGCAGCGGATGGAATGAGCGTATTTCCCAGCCGGCGCAGGATACCCGGAACCCGGAGATTGCCTATGCGGTTGTGCCGTCTGAACCTGGCTGGTACCGGATCGATATCCATAGCGGTGAGGCTGATGTGACCGGGGGGGATGAATTTCAAGCCGAAGCCGAATTGCGGGCCATTTCCCTTCACCCGGCGCCGTTCAGGCTTAAAGAAGGGGTGCTCTGGGGATATATCGGCGACAACGGCCGTACGGTGATTGAACCCCGCTTCGACTATGCCGAAGAATTTCAGGAGAACGGGCTTGCCGTCATTCAAACCGAGGGTCACAGCGGCTTAATCAATACAGCGGGCAAAGAAGTGGTTAAGCCTGTGTACGCGTTTATCGGCCCTTTTGAAGAAGGACGCGCGGTTGCGAGCGACACCAGGGGTTATTTTCTCATTGATGAAAAAGGAAAGCCGTTAACGGGACGCAGATACGACTATCTGAACTCCCTGCACGAAGGGCGTGCGCTGTTTTACAACCAGACGGAAGGCAAATCCAAATACGGCTATTTGGACCGTGACGCCCGGGAAGCCATTCCCGCCCAATACGAGGATGCGTCAGACTTTAAGGATGGAAGGGCGCTGGTTAAGGTCCAGGCGGGAGAATTTGCATTAATCGGGAAAAAAGGCGAAGTCCTGCACACGTACCATTACCCTTTTGTAGGTAATCCGGGAGACGGCCTGCTTGCCTATCAGGCGGAGGAGAACGGCAGGTACGGATACATCGATGAGGAAGGAAAGCCGGTCATTAAGCCGCAGTTTACGACTGCTCTGCCTTTTTCGGAAGGCAGAGCAGTCGTTAACATAGCGGAGAACTATAAGAACGCCTATGGCTTGATCGATAAGCACGGGACGTTTGTCATTCAGCCTAGTTACGAGTACATCCAGCAGCTCGGGGAGAACCGCGTCGCGCTCGGGACACCTCTGAAGCCGGCTGAACCGTTCCGGGGCTCCTCGTATACCATAGCCGATGCTGTAACCGGCCGGATACTTGCCACCCATCCGCTGCGCGGAGTGAACAATTACAGTGAGGGACTCGCCTCCGTATATGATGAACATGAGACTTATTTCATCGACCGAAGCGGAAACCGGGCAGCACAGCCGCCGGTCGTCCCGGGCTCGGGCACCCTTTCATTCAGCGGAAGACTGATCAGGGCGGATGTGGACCAGCGCACTAGTTATTATGACCGGAACGGAAAACAGGTGTGGAAGGAAAATACGCTCATACCCCTCAGGCCTCCTTACGGCGTGGAAGAGCGGAAGTTTAAACCGGACATCAATTATCTCGTTTACTACCCGTATGTACTGGGATTTTCCGATCCCCGCGTGTCCGCCCGGGTCAATGACAGACTGAAAGAGCTTTCGCTTGTCAATGAGGTTATTCCTGAAGACCAGCGGGATTACAGCTACACCGGTGATTTTTCAGTCTCCTTTTTTCGTAAAAATCTGCTGCAGCTGGAGCTAGACGGTTACCGCTTCCCCTATGGGGCCGCTCATGGAATGCCTACCCGTATTTTTACGCCCATCGATTTGCGGTCCGGCAAATTCTATGAGCTAAAAGATTTGTTCAAGCCAGCGATCAACTACACGGATAGGCTCAGCGAAATTGTAGCCCGGCAGATCGAACATGATCCCCAATATTCGTATGTATTTCCAGGCGCCTTCAAGGGCATTGCTCCCGATCAGCCGTTCTACGTCGATGGTGAGGCGCTCTATCTTTACTTCGCTCCTTACGAGATTGCTCCTTACGCCGCAGGCTTCCCAACCTTCCGTATTCCCTTTGCGGAGATTATGGGCCTGATCAACACCGAGGGGGCGTTCTGGCGGTCTTTTCATTAA
- the mglC gene encoding galactose/methyl galactoside ABC transporter permease MglC: protein MNAKKAQSFITQNAIYLVLVVLILGIAVYEPSFMSVNTLRDILIQSSTRVIIALGVAFILITAGTDLSAGRVVGLTAVISASMLQIPDYSRRFFPDLPQMWLIVPIIVAILAGLLCGLINGLIVSRLNVPPFIATLGTMVMVYGINSLYFDMKPNQSQPIGGLRPDFTNIGSGFIGNGQYSIPYIVIIALIVAVIVWVVFNKTKLGKNMYAIGGNMQAAKVSGINVAKNLMYLYAIAGALYGLAGVLEAARTGGATNNYGNMYELDAIAACVVGGVSTTGGIGTVPGVLVGVVIFTLINYGLTFIGVSPYWQLIIKGLIIVAAVAFDMRKYSAKK, encoded by the coding sequence ATGAACGCCAAAAAAGCGCAAAGCTTTATTACCCAAAATGCCATCTATCTCGTACTCGTTGTCCTGATTCTCGGTATCGCCGTGTACGAGCCGAGCTTCATGTCGGTCAATACGCTCCGCGATATTCTGATTCAATCGTCCACACGGGTCATTATCGCCCTGGGCGTCGCCTTTATTCTGATCACGGCCGGAACGGACTTGTCCGCAGGGCGTGTCGTGGGCCTGACTGCGGTTATTTCCGCCTCAATGCTGCAAATCCCGGATTATTCGCGCCGTTTCTTCCCGGATCTGCCGCAAATGTGGCTCATCGTTCCGATTATCGTCGCCATTCTGGCCGGTCTGTTATGCGGTCTGATCAACGGCTTGATCGTCTCCAGGCTCAATGTTCCGCCTTTTATCGCGACGCTCGGCACGATGGTTATGGTATACGGTATCAACTCCTTGTATTTTGATATGAAACCGAACCAATCCCAGCCGATCGGCGGCCTGCGTCCCGATTTCACCAATATAGGCTCCGGCTTTATCGGCAATGGACAGTATTCCATTCCATATATCGTCATTATCGCCCTCATCGTAGCGGTCATTGTCTGGGTCGTCTTCAACAAAACGAAGCTCGGCAAGAACATGTACGCCATCGGCGGCAATATGCAGGCGGCCAAAGTATCCGGCATCAATGTTGCCAAGAACCTGATGTATCTTTACGCTATCGCCGGCGCCCTGTACGGTCTTGCCGGTGTGCTGGAAGCCGCCAGAACGGGCGGCGCGACGAACAACTACGGCAATATGTACGAACTTGACGCCATCGCGGCCTGCGTCGTCGGCGGCGTATCCACCACAGGCGGCATCGGCACGGTGCCCGGTGTGTTGGTCGGCGTCGTCATTTTCACCCTGATCAACTACGGCCTGACCTTTATCGGCGTCAGCCCTTACTGGCAGCTCATTATCAAGGGCCTTATCATCGTGGCCGCGGTTGCCTTCGACATGCGGAAATACTCCGCGAAGAAATAA
- a CDS encoding sugar ABC transporter ATP-binding protein, with amino-acid sequence MAQSEFLLEMNHITKEFPGVKALDGVTLKVRPGSVHALMGENGAGKSTLMKCLFGIYSPDSGEIVLDGQKTVIQNSNDALNNGISMIHQELHPVPHRSVMENIWLGRFPTKGLGPLQFIDHKKMVADTEKLFKDLDIDLHPETLVGKLSVSKIQSIEIAKAVSFNSRVIVMDEPTSSLTSVEVQHLFRIIRDLRKRGVAIIYISHKMEEILEISDEVTIMRDGKKIGTWPAAEMTTDLIISRMVGRDLSNRFPGRFNVPGEVFLKVEGLTSTDPRSFKDVSFELKRGEILGVGGLVGAQRTEVIEALFGLRALKSGTISIGGRPVKIHSPQDAKKYGLALLTEERRVTGIFPVLSVHENGAIANLDRYQKLYFLLNGKKKKTEVDKMIEKLRTKTPTTKTQIMNLSGGNQQKVLLARWLLTEPEILLLDEPTRGIDVGAKFEIYTIIADLAKQGKSIIMISSEMPELLGMSDRVMVMSEGRLTGILDGASATETDVMRLAAQH; translated from the coding sequence ATGGCTCAAAGCGAGTTTTTGCTGGAAATGAACCATATCACCAAAGAATTTCCGGGCGTCAAGGCGCTGGACGGCGTGACTCTGAAGGTCAGACCCGGCAGTGTTCATGCCCTGATGGGCGAGAACGGGGCCGGCAAATCCACACTTATGAAATGCCTGTTCGGCATTTATTCGCCGGATAGCGGCGAGATTGTTCTGGACGGTCAGAAGACGGTTATCCAAAATTCAAATGATGCGCTTAACAACGGTATTTCGATGATCCATCAGGAGCTGCATCCGGTGCCGCACCGCAGCGTTATGGAAAATATTTGGCTGGGACGCTTCCCGACCAAAGGGCTGGGCCCGCTTCAATTCATTGACCACAAAAAAATGGTTGCGGATACAGAAAAGCTGTTCAAGGACCTGGACATCGATCTGCATCCGGAAACCCTTGTGGGCAAGCTGTCCGTATCGAAAATCCAATCGATCGAAATCGCGAAGGCCGTCTCTTTCAACTCCCGCGTCATTGTCATGGACGAACCGACGTCTTCCCTGACGAGTGTGGAAGTGCAGCATTTGTTCCGGATTATCCGGGATCTTCGAAAAAGAGGCGTTGCCATTATTTATATATCCCACAAAATGGAAGAGATTCTGGAAATCTCCGACGAGGTTACGATCATGCGCGACGGCAAAAAAATCGGCACCTGGCCGGCGGCGGAAATGACGACCGATCTGATTATCTCCCGCATGGTCGGGCGCGATCTGTCCAACCGATTCCCCGGGCGCTTCAATGTGCCGGGCGAAGTATTTTTGAAGGTTGAAGGACTTACTTCCACGGACCCGAGATCGTTCAAGGATGTCTCCTTCGAGCTTAAGAGAGGGGAAATTCTCGGCGTCGGCGGTTTGGTGGGAGCGCAGCGGACGGAGGTGATCGAAGCACTGTTCGGCCTGCGGGCGCTGAAGTCCGGAACGATCTCCATTGGAGGCAGACCGGTCAAGATCCATTCTCCCCAGGATGCGAAAAAATACGGTCTAGCCCTGCTGACGGAGGAACGGCGCGTTACCGGCATTTTCCCGGTGCTGTCCGTGCATGAGAACGGCGCTATCGCCAACTTGGACCGCTATCAGAAACTGTACTTTCTGCTGAACGGGAAGAAGAAGAAAACGGAAGTGGACAAGATGATCGAAAAGCTCCGCACGAAGACACCGACCACAAAAACGCAGATTATGAATCTGTCAGGGGGCAATCAGCAAAAAGTGCTGCTGGCCAGATGGCTGCTTACCGAGCCGGAGATCCTGCTGCTGGACGAACCGACGCGCGGGATCGACGTCGGGGCCAAATTCGAAATATATACGATCATCGCCGATCTGGCGAAGCAGGGAAAGAGCATCATTATGATTTCCTCCGAAATGCCCGAGCTGCTAGGAATGTCGGACCGTGTCATGGTGATGTCGGAGGGCAGACTGACCGGCATCCTGGACGGCGCCTCCGCGACGGAAACCGATGTGATGCGCCTGGCCGCCCAGCATTGA
- a CDS encoding galactose ABC transporter substrate-binding protein, translating into MKKITSVLLASALLGAALAGCGGNNNSGNSGSAAATNSGTSANSGDSAKTPKVGVAIYKFDDTFMTGVRNAIEESAKGIAEVDIVDSQNSQPTQNDKVDLFLTKKYNGMLINPVDRTAAGVIIDKAKAANTPVVFLNREPLPEDMKKWDKVYYVGAKAEESGTLEGQLIVDYWKAHPEADKNKDGVLQYVMLKGEPGHQDAELRTKYSIQAIEDAGIKVEKLAEDTAMWDRVKGQEKMAAFLGSHGDKIEAVLANNDDMALGAIEALKAAGYFSGGKFMPVVGVDATAPAVQALEEGTMLGTVLNDAKSQGKAAITLAALLANGEAPTKDNVGFDISDNQYVWISYKKITKDNASEVK; encoded by the coding sequence ATGAAAAAAATTACTTCCGTATTACTCGCAAGCGCATTACTCGGTGCTGCTCTGGCAGGCTGCGGCGGCAATAATAATTCGGGAAACTCCGGCAGCGCGGCGGCAACGAATTCCGGCACTTCTGCAAATAGCGGCGATTCGGCCAAAACCCCTAAAGTCGGCGTAGCCATTTATAAATTCGACGATACCTTTATGACGGGTGTCCGCAACGCGATTGAGGAATCCGCCAAGGGCATCGCCGAGGTGGACATCGTGGACAGCCAGAACTCCCAGCCTACACAGAACGATAAAGTGGATCTGTTCCTCACCAAGAAATACAACGGCATGCTGATCAACCCGGTCGACCGGACGGCGGCGGGCGTTATCATCGATAAAGCAAAAGCGGCCAACACTCCGGTCGTGTTCCTGAACCGTGAACCGCTTCCTGAAGATATGAAGAAGTGGGATAAAGTCTACTATGTAGGCGCCAAAGCGGAGGAGTCCGGCACACTGGAAGGCCAGCTTATCGTCGATTACTGGAAGGCTCATCCAGAAGCCGACAAGAACAAAGACGGTGTACTGCAGTATGTGATGCTCAAAGGCGAACCGGGACACCAGGACGCAGAACTGCGCACGAAGTATTCAATTCAAGCGATTGAAGACGCCGGTATCAAGGTGGAGAAGCTGGCCGAAGATACCGCTATGTGGGACCGTGTAAAAGGCCAAGAGAAAATGGCCGCATTCCTCGGCTCGCATGGCGACAAGATTGAAGCCGTACTGGCGAACAACGACGATATGGCGCTCGGCGCGATCGAAGCATTGAAAGCAGCGGGCTACTTCAGCGGCGGCAAATTCATGCCGGTTGTAGGTGTTGACGCGACCGCTCCAGCCGTGCAGGCGCTGGAAGAAGGAACGATGCTCGGAACCGTGCTTAACGATGCGAAGAGCCAAGGCAAGGCTGCGATTACGCTGGCCGCTCTGCTGGCTAATGGCGAAGCGCCGACGAAGGACAATGTGGGCTTCGACATTTCCGACAACCAGTATGTATGGATCTCCTACAAAAAGATCACGAAAGACAACGCATCCGAGGTGAAATAA
- a CDS encoding NifB/NifX family molybdenum-iron cluster-binding protein: protein MSYKLAVGSSDGEIVDQHFGRSERFYIYEVSDEGAWTLLEVRDNVTTRAEGEHHTDELSRTVDMLKDCSKVLVLQIGPGAQQRLKQLGITVYSSRGTVEDAVGKLIAFENKRKNRSFLDREQAE, encoded by the coding sequence ATGTCTTACAAACTGGCGGTAGGAAGCAGCGACGGGGAGATAGTCGATCAGCATTTTGGAAGAAGCGAGCGGTTTTATATTTATGAAGTCAGTGATGAGGGAGCATGGACGCTGCTGGAAGTCCGCGACAACGTAACGACACGGGCGGAGGGAGAGCATCATACAGATGAACTCAGCCGGACGGTCGATATGCTGAAGGACTGTAGCAAGGTGCTGGTGCTTCAGATCGGGCCGGGAGCGCAGCAGCGGCTGAAGCAGCTCGGAATTACAGTGTATTCCAGCAGAGGGACAGTCGAGGACGCGGTCGGCAAGCTGATTGCGTTCGAGAACAAACGGAAGAACCGGTCGTTTCTGGACCGTGAGCAGGCGGAATAA
- a CDS encoding substrate-binding domain-containing protein, with protein MKRIRGWLTLFLCILAAAALTSCSGSSTQRLTVDKTRNIHMIVKMNRGDYWNTVKMGAEAAAKEFNVKLTFKAPDSESDVKEQIAMVEDSIKEQADVVILAASSYMGLAQVVDKAAYYRIPVISVDAEVGSARVTTYIGSSSYKAGQKSAERLVQLLNGSGEIGILNFTNTSDKQESGSESDIDYGARDADEREKGFLDYVARYPSVHVVDIFYTPSVTAEAEELTRLMLLRHPHLRGIAALNETASQGAAAVLQERGLRSIKMVAFDSSPAMMEQIQEGIVQAAVIQNPFSNGYLAVKNAVEILQGVKVPERVDTGTKLIDLNNMLWPENQKLLFPFVR; from the coding sequence ATGAAAAGGATACGGGGATGGCTGACTCTGTTTCTCTGCATCCTTGCGGCGGCGGCGCTGACCTCCTGCTCGGGATCGTCCACGCAGAGGCTTACGGTAGACAAGACCCGCAACATCCACATGATCGTGAAAATGAACAGGGGTGATTACTGGAACACGGTAAAAATGGGTGCGGAGGCCGCCGCCAAGGAATTCAACGTGAAGCTGACCTTCAAGGCCCCCGATTCGGAGAGCGATGTGAAGGAGCAGATCGCCATGGTCGAAGATTCCATCAAGGAGCAGGCGGACGTGGTCATCCTGGCGGCGAGCAGCTATATGGGTCTGGCCCAGGTTGTCGACAAAGCGGCCTATTACCGGATTCCGGTCATTTCCGTCGATGCCGAGGTCGGATCGGCCAGAGTGACGACTTACATCGGCTCCAGCAGCTATAAAGCGGGGCAGAAATCCGCAGAACGGCTTGTTCAGCTGCTGAACGGCTCCGGCGAAATCGGCATTTTGAACTTTACGAACACTTCGGATAAGCAGGAGAGCGGATCGGAGAGCGATATCGATTACGGTGCGCGTGACGCCGATGAACGGGAAAAGGGATTTCTGGATTACGTCGCTCGTTACCCGTCCGTGCATGTGGTGGACATTTTCTATACGCCCTCCGTCACGGCGGAAGCCGAAGAGCTTACACGGCTGATGCTGCTGAGGCATCCGCACCTGCGCGGCATCGCGGCATTGAACGAGACGGCGTCGCAGGGAGCCGCGGCTGTGCTTCAGGAGCGCGGTCTCCGCAGCATCAAGATGGTCGCTTTCGACAGCTCCCCTGCCATGATGGAGCAGATTCAGGAAGGTATTGTGCAGGCTGCCGTTATCCAGAACCCGTTCAGCAACGGTTATCTGGCGGTCAAGAATGCCGTGGAAATCCTTCAGGGCGTCAAGGTGCCGGAGCGGGTCGATACGGGGACGAAGCTGATTGATCTGAATAATATGCTGTGGCCGGAAAATCAGAAGCTGCTGTTTCCGTTCGTGCGGTAA
- a CDS encoding sensor histidine kinase gives MPKKPANRFPLRPQTRAARRGKFTSKLASIQVILTVTLTSIAVLVTVIVSFALYNKFAKTAEENASLNMQQIIEQVNYNLGLYVNGMRNIYEKAEQQIEQNASIDSRVLHESLSTLLESREDLVSFAVFTPGGSLVLDVPSAPMRRNTRMEEQSWFNAPKKTRAISFSQPHVQNLFKKRYVWVVSMSKMISYTDHGTSKRGILLVDFNFRTIDELSKQVKLGKRGYAYILDSLGNIVYHPQQQLIYAGLKYENVEPVLEYAYRSYLDESMGEKRFITVRTLNQTGWKIVGVAYYDEIVTTKRDLNQFMRLFLPLSILCVIVVSVLLSAKIARPISRLERTVQQVVEGDLNTSIYVCGPYEVEQLSKRFNLMLQRIRKLMDQIIYEQETKRKGELEVLQSQINPHFLYNTLNSVIRLAERGKNEEVVTMIQSLSKFFRISLSKGKNIITLREELDHIRHYLVIQSFRFKNKFRYEIKAQPEVLNCLTVKLILQPIVENALYHGIEMMPDEGVIHIAAELRSGLVVITVSDNGLGMSGDALKNILKGAVKSRGGSGVGVRNVHERIRLYYGREYGLSFESELEEGTTVTVTFPAHYGDDGETVKEGAKSL, from the coding sequence ATGCCCAAAAAGCCGGCTAATCGCTTTCCGCTTCGTCCGCAGACGCGCGCCGCACGCAGGGGCAAATTCACCTCCAAGCTGGCCAGCATTCAAGTGATTTTGACGGTAACCCTGACTTCGATCGCTGTGCTGGTAACGGTTATCGTCAGCTTTGCGCTGTACAACAAGTTCGCGAAGACGGCGGAGGAGAATGCGAGCCTGAATATGCAGCAGATTATTGAGCAGGTCAATTACAACCTGGGGCTGTATGTGAACGGTATGCGTAATATTTACGAGAAAGCGGAGCAGCAGATTGAGCAGAATGCGTCCATTGATTCCCGGGTGCTGCATGAGAGCCTGTCCACTTTACTTGAATCGCGGGAGGATTTGGTATCCTTTGCCGTCTTCACGCCGGGCGGCAGCCTTGTGCTGGACGTTCCGTCCGCGCCGATGAGGCGCAACACCCGAATGGAGGAACAAAGCTGGTTCAATGCTCCCAAGAAGACGAGAGCTATTTCTTTTTCCCAGCCGCATGTCCAGAATTTATTCAAGAAACGTTACGTCTGGGTCGTGTCCATGAGCAAAATGATCTCTTATACGGATCACGGAACAAGCAAGAGAGGGATTTTGCTGGTCGACTTCAATTTTCGCACCATTGACGAGCTGAGCAAGCAGGTCAAGCTGGGAAAAAGAGGCTATGCCTATATTTTGGACTCGCTTGGGAATATCGTCTACCATCCGCAGCAGCAGCTTATTTACGCCGGGCTGAAATATGAGAATGTAGAGCCGGTGCTGGAATACGCCTACCGCAGCTATCTGGACGAATCCATGGGAGAGAAGCGGTTTATCACCGTGCGCACGCTGAATCAGACCGGCTGGAAAATCGTCGGCGTCGCCTATTACGATGAGATTGTGACGACCAAACGGGATCTCAATCAATTCATGAGGCTGTTCCTCCCGCTGTCCATCCTGTGCGTTATCGTGGTATCCGTGCTGCTGTCCGCCAAAATTGCCCGCCCGATCTCCAGGCTGGAGCGTACCGTTCAGCAGGTGGTGGAGGGGGATTTGAATACCTCGATCTACGTCTGCGGCCCTTACGAGGTGGAGCAGCTGTCCAAACGGTTCAATCTGATGCTCCAGCGCATCCGTAAATTGATGGACCAGATTATTTATGAGCAGGAAACGAAGCGCAAGGGCGAGCTGGAAGTGCTGCAATCCCAGATCAATCCGCATTTTTTGTACAATACGCTCAATTCCGTCATCCGGCTGGCCGAACGCGGCAAGAATGAGGAGGTTGTGACGATGATCCAGTCGCTCTCCAAGTTTTTTCGCATCAGTCTGAGCAAGGGCAAGAATATTATTACGCTCCGGGAGGAGCTTGATCATATCCGCCATTATCTGGTCATCCAAAGCTTCCGGTTCAAAAATAAATTCCGCTACGAGATCAAGGCGCAGCCGGAAGTGCTGAATTGCCTGACGGTCAAGCTGATTCTTCAGCCGATTGTCGAGAATGCGCTGTATCACGGCATCGAAATGATGCCCGATGAGGGGGTCATTCATATAGCGGCGGAGCTGCGGAGCGGTCTGGTCGTGATTACGGTCAGCGACAACGGTCTCGGAATGAGCGGGGACGCGCTGAAAAATATTTTAAAGGGCGCTGTAAAAAGCAGAGGCGGGTCCGGCGTCGGCGTACGCAACGTGCATGAGCGAATCCGCTTGTACTATGGGCGGGAATACGGCCTATCTTTTGAGAGCGAGCTTGAAGAAGGCACCACGGTTACGGTTACTTTTCCGGCTCATTATGGAGACGACGGCGAAACGGTGAAGGAAGGGGCGAAATCCCTATGA